The genomic region CGTCCAGGACCTGTCCCGGCACCCCCTGGACCGCCGCCTCGGTGCCCGGCCGCTCCTCCGGTTCGGGCGGCACCGCGGGCAGGAGCCATCCGGCCAGCGCCGACACCCGCTGCGTCAGGCCCGGCGCCAGGCCGTGCGCGGCCATCCCCAGACGGGCCGCCGGGGTCAGGACGACGTAGCCGTGGCCGCGGACCGTGGCGCGCACGACGCGGCGCGCGGCCCGGTCGGCACTCATCGACAGCAGGGGCAGCCCCGCGCACAGGGCGAACCAGGCGTACTCGCGCTCCGGGGCCCCGGAGAAGAGGACGGCCCGGTGCGAGCCGGTGCGCATGAGGCCGGGAACCACCGTGGTCACACGGACTCCGGTGCCCAGGCTCTCGGCGGCGAGCCCCTCGGAGAGCGCGACCTGCGCGGCCTTCGCGCAGGCGTAGGGCCACAGGTGCGGCGGCGCCAGGTGGCCCCCGATGGAGGTGATGGTGACGAGTGAGCCCTGGGACTCCCGCAGCCGTTCCCAGGCGGCGCGGGCGACGTGGTACGGGCCCCAGAACATGACGGCCATGGCCTCCTCCAGGTCCGCGGTCGTCATGGTGGCGCGCGGTCCCACCCGCAGCACGCCCGCGTTGTTGACCACCACGTCCAGGCCGCCGAGCCGCTCGGCGGCCTCCTCCACCATGGCCCGCGCCTGTTCGGGATCGGCCAGGTCGCACTGGATGCCGTGCGCGCGGATCCCGCGTCCGGCGAGCCCGGCGACGGCCCGGTCCAGCCGGTCGCGGTCCCGGCCGCACACGGCGACGGACGCGCCGTAGGAGCCGAACTCGCGGGCGAGCCGCAGCCCGAGCCCTCGGGAGCCGCCCGTGACGAGGACGGCCCTGCCCCTCAACAGGGTGGCGCGGCGGTGCTCGGCCAGCACCGAGGCGGAGACCCCCGCCGCCGCTCCGGCGACCGCCCACGGGACCAGCTCCACCGGGCGTGCTCGGCGGCGTCGCCGCCGGCGCCGGGACAGGGCCCAGCGCCCGGCGGCCAGGGCCGCGGGTAGCGTCCACCGGATCATGGGGACCGCCCCCAGGAGGCGGTCGGCGTGGTGCCTGCCGTGGCCATACCACTCCCCCGTTCGTCGTCGGTCCGCGTCGGTTCGTTCGCGTCCGGTCCGCGCCCCGTGCGAGTGTTCGGCTACCCGTGCTCCTCGCGCGAAATCGCGGCCGGGGCCTGTACGGCGCCCTAGCGCCGCGCCTCGGGGTAACCCTCCGGCGGCAGGCCCTGCCTGGGCGCGGTGGTGTCCTCCCCGACCGGCGATCCGCCCTGCGGCGGCCCCGGGGTCTCCGGCTGGAAGGCCTGGTCGCCCTCGGAGGGCTCGGCTCCCTCCTCCAGTCCGTGCAGGCGCTGGTGCAGGATCTCCAGGACTCCGGTGCGGTTGCCGTGGTGCTCCTCGTAGGCGATGAGCTCCCTCATCTGTTCCTCGTCGAGCGAGCGGATCCGGTGCTGCAGCGTGGCGATCGGCAGACCCTCGTAGTCCGGGATCGGCGGCGTCTTCCGGTTCATGGATTTCACTCCCGCCTTGGTGTGCTCGGCCTGTGGCGGTCCTGTGTACGGCCGGCTGTAGGGGTACGGCTACCCCTCGGCCGCGACCCGTAACCACGTGCCCGCTCCTTCCGATTCGCTTCGACGAACTCGGGTAGTCGCACCCACGACGGACGCCGACACGGATCACAGAAGGGTGGTGCGGACAGGTGGACAACGTCTTCGTGGTCGGCATGGAGGAGCACAACCGCCAGGTCCTGCTCAGGACCCCGAGCGCCGAGCACTGCCGCTTCCACGAACTGCTGCCCCTGGAGGAACTGCGCGACGACAAGGTCGACATCGAGGAGATGCTGGCCAAGGCCAGGCGGATCCTGGACGGCTTCGACGGCTCGGTCGACGCGATCGTCGGCTACTGGGACTTTCCCGTCACGCTGATGGTGCCGATCCTGTGCGCGGAGTACGGCCTCCGGTCCCCCGCCCTGGAGTCCGTGGTCAGGTGCGAGCACAAGTACTGGAGCAGGCTCGAACAGAGCAAGGTCATCGACGAGCACCCGGCGTTCGCGCTGGTGCAGCTCGACGACACCGAACCGCCCGAGCTCGGGTTCCCGATGTGGGTCAAGCCGGTGAAGTCCGCCTCGTCGGACCTGGCCTTCCGCGTCGACGACGACCGTGACTTCGAGGAGGCCCTGCGGAAGCTGCGAGAGGGGATCGACCGGATCGGAGTCCCCTTCGAACAGATCCTCGCCCACGTGGACCTCCCACCGGAGATCGCGTCCGTGGGCGGCAGGAGCTGTCTGGCCGAAGCGGCCCTGCACGGTGTCCAGGTGGCGGTCGAGGGCTACGTGCACCAGGGCGAACCCGTCGTCTACAGCACTCTGGACTCGGTCGACTATCCGGGCAGCCCGGCCTTCCTGTGCCACCGGTACCCCTCGGAACTGCCGGAGGAGGTGAGCCGCCGCATGGCCGAGGTGGCCACGAAGGCCATCCGCCAGGTCGGTCTGGACAACACGCTGTTCAGCGTCGAGTTCTTCTACGACCCGGTCGAGGACCGGCTCGACGTCGTGGAGATCAACCCCCGGCACTCCCAGGCGCACGCCGAGCTGTTCGAGCTGGTGGACGGCATCCCCAACCACGAGCGCATGCTCCGGCTGGCGCTCGGGCGGAGCCCCGACCTGCCCGCCGGCGGCGGGGAGTACGCCGTGGCCGGCCAGTGGTTCCACCGCAGGTTCGGGGAGGACGGCGTCCCCGTGCGCGTCCCCACCGACGAGGAGGTCCGCGAGCTGGAGGAGGCCCTGCCGGGCGTCTCGATCGAGATCGTCCCCGACCGGGGCGTCCCCCTCACGGAGCTGGACGCCCAGGACAGCTACAGCTTCGAGCTAGCCAAGATCACCATCGGCGCGCAGGACGGCGTGGCGATGCGCGCCAAGTACGAGCGCTGCGTCGAGGGGATGCGGTTCGAGTTCGACACCGACTGAACACCGAACGGCGACCACACGCTGAGGAGGTCGACTCATGCAGGTGGTGGAGGAACTGCCCTACGCCGTCCAGGAGGACGAGCACTTCTGGATCCCGATGTCGGACGGGGTCCGCCTGGCCGGCCGCTCGTGGCGGCCGGCGGAGGCCGACACCGGTCCGGTTCCGGCGGTCCTGGAGTACATCCCCTACCGCAGACGGGACCTGACGTCGGTCCGCGACTCGATGCACCACCCCTACATCGCCGGGCACGGGTACGCCTGTGTGCGCGTGGACCTGCGCGGCACCGGCGATTCGGAGGGCGTGCTCACCGACGAGTACCTCGAACGCGAGCAGCGGGACGCCGAGGAGGTGCTGGCCTGGCTGGCGGAACAGCCCTGGTGTGACGGCCGGACCGCCATGCTCGGCCTGTCCTGGGGCGGCTTCGCCGCGTTGCAGGTGGCGGCCCGGCGCCCGCCCAGCCTCGGCGCGATCGCGATCAACTGCTTCACCGACGACCGCTACGCCGACGACATGCACTACATGGGCGGCTGCCTGCTCTCGGACAACCTCGCCGAGGCGGGCACCATGTTCGCCTACTCCACCTGCCCACCCGACCCGGCGACCGTCGGCGACCGGTGGCGGGACATGTGGCTGGAGCGCCTGGACGCCGTGGACCCGTGGATCCTGAACTGGCTCCGCCACCAGCGGCGCGACGACTACTGGCGGCACGCCTCGGTGTGCGAGGACTACTCGTCCGTGCGCTGTCCCGTGCTGGCGGCCAGCGGCTGGGCCGACGGGTACTCCAACGCCGTCCTGCGCCTGTTGGAGCACCTGGACGTGCCCCGCCGGGGGCTGGTCGGCCCCTGGTCGCACCGCTACCCGTACCTGGGGCGCCCCGGGCCGGCCATCGGCTACCTGCAGGAGGTCGTGCGCTGGTTCGACCACTGGCTCAAGGGCGAGGACAACGGTGCCGGCGAGGGGCCCGCGCTGTGGGCCTGGATGCAGGAGAGCGTCCCGCCCGCGACCGCCTACGAGGACCGCCCCGGCCGGTGGGTCCGCGAGGAGTCCTGGCCCTCGGACCGCGTCGAACGCACCGTTTACCCCCTGTCCCGGTACCGGATCAACGCTCCGAAGGACGAGGCCGGGACCGACTCCCTCACGGTGAGCTCCCCCCTGACCGTGGGCCAGTTCGCGGGCAAGTGGGCGTCCTACAACGCGCCGCCGGACCTGCCCTACGACCAGCGGGAGGAGGACGGCGGCTCCCTGGTCTTCGACTCCGACGTCCTGTCCGAGGACGTCGAGATCCTGGGTTCGGCCGCGGCCGAACTGGACGTCAGCGTCACCGAGCCGGTGGCCATGGTCGCGGCCAGGCTGTGCGACGTCGCGCCCGACGGCAGCGCCACCCGGGTGACCTTCGGGCTGCTCAACCTCACCCACCGGGAGAGCCACGACCACCCCGAGCCGCTCACACCGGGCGAGCGGTACCGGGTGACGGTCACCCTCAACGGTGTCGCGCAGGTCTTCCCCGCCGGCCACCGGATCCGGCTCTCGCTGTCCACCTCGTACTGGCCGCTGGCGTGGCCGCCGCCGCGCAAGTTCCTGATGACCGTGCACCCCGAGGGCAGCAACCTGACCCTGCCGGTACGCCCGGTGTCCGCGAACGAGGACCCCGCCCCGCACCCGTTCGGCGAGGCCGAGGCGGCGCCGGAGATCGCCCACGAGCGCAGGGAGCCGCCCGAGCACCGCTGGACCGTCCACCGGGACCTGGTCGACACCCGGTCGTCCCTGGAGATCGTCAAGGACGGCGGGATCATGCACTTCGAGGGCGTCGACCTGGACGTCGGGCGGCGCGCCTACGAGGACTACGACTCCGTCGCCGCGGAGTTCACGTCGCCGCGCGGGCGGTCGTCGTGGACGATGCGCTTCGCCCGCGGCGAGTGGCGCACGCGCACCGAGACGCACGCGTCGCTGCAGTGCACCGAGGAGGAGTTCCGCGTCTACGCGACCCTGGACGCCTACGAGGGCGACGAGCGGATCTTCTCCCGCGAGTGGTCCGAGGCCGTGCCGCGCGACCTGATGTGATGCCGCGGGGGCGGCCTCACCGGAGCCGCGGACGGCTCCACCCGGACGAGGAGGGAAAGGAGTGGACCATGAGCATCACCGAGCAGATGCTGGAGACCTACCCCGGATCGATGACCGGGGTCGACCGGGCCCGCCTGCGGGCCTGCATCGACGCCTGCGCGGCGTGCGCCGAGGCCTGTGACGCGTGCGCGGACGCGTGCCTGAGCGAGCGGTCCGTGGCGGACCTGACCGTGTGCGTGCGCACCAACCTCGACTGCGCGGAGGTGTGCGAGGCCACCAGGCGCGTGCTGACCCGGCAGACCGGGTCGGACGCCCGCGTGCTGCGCGCGGTCCTGGAGGCGTGCGCGAAGGTGTGCGCGGTCTGCCGGGCCGAGTGCGAGCAGCACGCCGACCAGCACTCGCACTGCCGGATCTGCGCCCGGGAGTGCCAGATCTGCGAGCAGGCCTGCCGCGACCTGATGTCGACCCTGTAGGTCCGGGCCGCCGGAGGGGGGAGTCGACGATGGAGTGGCCGATCGCGGTAGTGGTGTCGGTGACCGTTCCGATCGTGCTCATCCTGATCGTTCTCGCGGTCATCCGCTGGGACCGGCTCCGGGCGCAGCGAGCCGTGCGCTCGGAGGAGTACTGGGAGGAGGGTCCGGACGGGCGGCGGTATCCCACGGGGTGGGACCGGCGCCTGCCCCGGGGCCCCACCGAGGCCGATCCGCACGAGGGCGAGGAGGGGCGGGAGGACCCCGAGCCGCCGGGCCGCTGACGCGCGGCGGCCGGTGCGGCCGGCACCGACCGCCGGGGTGCGAGGATGGACCCGATCGTGTCCCGTGGACGCCTCGAAGGGAAGCCTCGCGTGAGCTACGTCGCCGCACCGACCCGCTACGACACCATGCCCTACCGCCGCTGCGGACGGAGCGGGCTGCGCCTGCCCGCGCTGTCCCTCGGCCTGTGGCACAACTTCGGCGACGACCGGGGGATCGAGGTCCAGCGCTCGGTCCTGCTGCGGGCGTTCGACCTCGGAGTGACCCACTTCGACCTGGCCAACAACTACGGCCCGCCGGCCGGCGCGGCCGAGGTGAACTTCGGCCGCGTGTTCGCCGGCGACCTGCGCCGCTACCGCGACGAGATCGTCGTCTCGACCAAGGCCGGGTACCACATGTGGCCCGGCCCGTACGGCGAGTGGGGCTCGCGCAAGGGCATGCTGGCCAGCCTGGACCAGAGCCTGGGGCGGACGGGCCTGGAGTACGTGGACGTGTTCTACAGCCACCGGCCGGACCCGGACACGCCCCTGGAGGAGACCATGGGCGCGCTGGACACGGCGGTACGCCAGGGCAAGGCCCTGTACGCGGGCGTGTCGAACTACTCCCCCGAGCAGACCCGGGAGGCGGCGCGGATCCTGCGCGGGCTGGGTACGCCGCTGCTCATCCACCAGCCCTCGTACTCGATGTTCAACCGGTGGGTGGAGGACGGCCTGCTCGACGCCCTGGACGAGGTGGGCGCGGGCTCCATCGCCTACTCGCCGCTGTCCCAGGGACTGCTCACCGACCGCTACCTCGACGGGGTGCCCGAGGGTTCACGGGCCGCGGGGTCGAGCCCGTTCCTGACCGCCGACCGCCTCACCCCGGCCGTGATGGGGCGGATCCGCGCGCTGAACGCCATCGCCGGGCGCCGCGGCCAGACCCTCGCCCAGATGGCGCTGGCCTGGGTACTGCGCGGCGGCCGGGTGACCTCGGCGGTGATCGGCGCGAGCAGCGTCGCCCAGCTGGAGGACAGCGTGGCGGCCGTCGGGCACCTGGACTTCACCGACGAGGAGCTCGCCGAGATCGACCGCCACGCCCGCGCCGACTGACCGGCCCGCAGGCCGGGTGGGGGTCCTAGACCCGGTCGGCGGGGAAGCCGCCGGTGGCGACCGGTCCCCAGCGCCGGGGCGTGACGCGCACCAGGGCCTTGCCCTGGCGGCGCATGGCAGCGCGGTACTCGTCCCAGTCGGGGTGCTCGCCGGAGATCACCCGGAAGTACTCGACCAGCGGCTCCACCGCCGCCTCGCCGTCCAGGACCTCGGCGTCGCCGTCGACCTGCACCCAGGGGCCGTCGAAGTCGTCGGAGAGGACGACCACGCTCGCCCGGCCGTCGCGTGCGGCGTTGCGGGTCTTGGCGCGCTCGGGGTAGGTGGACACGACGATCCGTCCCTGGGCGTCGACCCCGCACACGACCGGTGAGGCCTGCGGGTCGCCGTCGGCCCGCCGGGTGATGAGCAGGGCGCGGTGGCGGGGGCGCACGAAGTCCAGCAGGCCGTCGAGGTCGACCCGGGTGTTGGTGGCGATCGAAGGGCTCATGCTCTCGCTTTCGCAGCTCGCGGACTCCCGCGCCGCTCGGGCGCGGACGCCGCACAGCCTATCCCGCCGGGCCCGCGCCACGGCTCCGTACGTCGCCGAACGCTCGGCCGGGATACCCGGCCGAGCGTTTCGCGTGGGCGCCCACCATCGAAACCAGCAGCCCCATTGCACGCCACCATTCACAGGAACTGGCCGACTTCGGCCATAAATCCATGAACCAAACGGGCGAACAGCGACTCGATGCGGCCACGCGGTTTTCCTTCTTTTATTCTGGCGAATGGCCTATCTTCAATTCCCCCATGGTCGAGGCGCAGGCCACGTACATCTACCTCTACGAGCACGACGACTACAAGGGCGGGTTCTACCGCACCTCCGGGAACGACAGCAACCTGTCCAACAACTGCTGGAGCGGTTCGGGCTGCCGCGGGGTCAACGACAACGCCAGTTCCATGAAGAACCAGTCCAGCCCCGCGTCCTTCTACAAGGACTCGGGCTATCGCGGACCGTCCTACTACGCCCAGGCGAATTCGTCCGACAAGGACCTGACCAACAACGGGTTCGACAACAACATCAGCTCGATCTACATCTGGTGATCCACCGGGGAGGCCGGGCGCCCAGTGCCCGGCCTCCCCGCCCCCGTTCCCGTGGACAGGAGCGACGAATGAACAGACGAGGCCTTCTTCCGGCCGCGGGTGCCCTGTGCGCCGCCCTCGCCCTCGGCCTCACCGCCTGCGGCGCCGGAGACGACGCCGGCGGGGACGCCTGCGGGGACGGCTTCCTGCCGGCCGGGGAGCAGGCCCGGGCGCCGGCCCTTCCCTTCGAGGAGCACACGCTCTCCCCCTTCGAGATGCGCACGCTCCGCTACGCCGAGGACCTGCTCGTGCGCGACTGCATGCGCGCGCACGGGATGGACTGGGAGGTGCTCCCGGCACCCGACGAGGACACGACCGACCCGCCGCACCGGCGGCGGTACGGCGTCATCGAAGCGCGGATGGCCGAGCGGTACGGCTACGGCCCGGTGCCGAGGTCGGCCGACGAGGTCCTCCTGTAGGAGATACGGGAGGGACGCGAGAACCTCCCGGCCACCGAGTACCGGGCGGCCCACGCGGACGAGGGCGGCGCCGGATGCCTCCAGGAGGCGCAGGAGGACGTCATGGCCGGGGTCCCCGACATGGACGAGAATGTGTTGAACTCCTACATCCACACGGCGTTCGAGACCTCCAAGAGCGACCCCGCGGTCGTGGAGGCCTTCGCCGACTGGAGCGCGTGCATGGCCGAGCGGGGCTTCGACCACCCCACCCCCGCCGAGGCCGAGAACGACCCGCGGTGGGCGGACCGGGAGGGCGACCCCTCGGCAGCCGAGATCGAGGTGGCGACGGCGGACACGGCCTGCAAGGACGCGGCCTCGGTGGTCGAGGCCTGGCGCGACGCGAAGGCGGCGGCCCAGGACGGCCTGATCGAGGAGCACACCGCGGACTTCGCGCACTTCGCCCGGGTGAAGGAGGAGCGGACGGAGCGGGCACGAGCGGTGATCGAGCGCTCCGTGCCCTAACCGGAAACCGTCTCCAGAGCGGCGGGCAGGCCGAAGCTCGGGAAGAGCGAGACGTCGAAGAACGCGGCCACGTGGGCCACGCCGCTCCCGGTCAGGTCCAGGACCTGGAGGTGGAAGGCGCGGTGGACGCCGTCCGCGCCGCGCATGTAGAGCCCGAAGGCCGGCTGGCCGTTGGCGGCGGCCGGGAGCATCCGCATGTCCCCCGGCCCCCTGGCCGGGCAGTTCGACCGGATGAGGCGGCCGATGTGCTCGGCGCCGCGCACCCACGAGGTGTAGGGCGGCATCTCCCAGACGGCGTCGGCGGTGAACATCGACGTGATCCCGCTGATGTCGTAGTTCTCGAACGCCGCGACGTAGCGGTCCAGGACCTGCTTCTGCTCGGCCCTGGGCAGCTCCACCCGGTCCTCCGCCGGGGCGGACCTGGCCAGCTGCGCGCGGGCGCGCTGGAGCAGGCTGTTGACCGCCGGGACGGAGACGCCCAGGATGTCGGCGACCTCGGCGGCGCTGAACCGCAGCACGTCCCGCAGGACGAGGACGGCCCGCTGGCGCGGTTGCAGGTACTGCAGTGCCGCCACCAGGGCCAGCCGGACGCTCTCTCGGGCGGCGACCACCGTGCCGGGGTCGCCGTCCGCGCCGACCAGGGCGTCGGGCACCGGTTCCAGCCAGGGCAGCTCGGGGCGCTCGCCGAGCCGCCCCTCGGGCTCGGCGGGACCGCCGAGCCCGGTGGGCAGCGGGCGCCGCCCGCGCTGCTCCAGGGCGGTGAGACAGGCCGTGGTGGCGATGCGGTGCAGCCAGGTGCGCAGGCTGGACCGCCCCTCGAAGCGGTCGTAGGCCCGCCAGGCGCGCAGATAGGTCTCCTGCACCAGGTCCTCGGCGTCGTGTACCGAGCCGAGCATCCGGTAGCAGTGCGCGTACAGCTCCCGCCGGTAGGGGTCGGCGAGCTCGGCGAAGTCCTGGTCCGCTCCGTGGTCCACCATGACCGTCACGCTACGCCTCCTGTAGGACAGAACACACGTTGCCGAACGGGTCGGCGAACCACGCGACGGCGGGTCCGCCGTCGCCGCGGGCGATGCCCCTGGCGTCCTGGTCGAATCCCTCGTAGCGCAGCGTCGGCACGCCCGCGTCGGCGAGCTCGTCGACGGCGGCCTCGACGTCGTCCACGACCAGGTTGAGGACGGTGAACACGGCCGGGACGTGGTCCGGCTTCGGGTAGACGAGGACGCTCCGGCCCTCGCCGAGGTCGATCTCGATCAGCCCCTGCTCCTCCATGCCGGCGACCGGACCGACCTCGAGGCCGAGCGTCCCGGCGTAGAACGCGCGGGCTTCGGCGGTGTCCGGGACGGCGAACGACCCGAACACGTGCGTGGCGGTGACCATGGCTTCTCCCCCTGTGTCAGGCGCCGCTCTCCATGGCGGCGCGGTGCTTCTCGCTGAGCTGGATGATCTGGACGTAGTTGCCGTCGGGGTCCAGGGCGGTGGCGAAGAGGCTGCCGTCCCGGTCCTCCAGGGGCGCGAGCCACTCCGTGCCCGCGGCGTCCATGCGCTCGGCCACGGCGCGGGCGTCGCCGACGTCGAAGTTGATGATGGCCCTGGCGGGCTCGGCGGCCCTGGCGGCGACGTCGGAGCGGTGGTCGATGAGCAGGTGGAAGTGACCGAAGCGCAGCACCCGGTAGCCGTCCACGTCGTCGTCCTCCTGCGGGTCCAGTACGGCGGCGTACCAGTCGTGCAGGCGGGCGGGGTCGTGGGTGGCGAGCAGCATGCTGTCGAGACTGGGTCGGCGGTTCACGGTGTCCTCCGGGAGGGGTCGACGGTGAGTCTGTCCTGTTCGACCCTCGGGGGACGCGGAACTCATCGGGGTCAAACGGAAAAGGACCGAAAGCGTGCTCCGCGTTGACGGAGGCCGCCGACCCGCGTTGATAGCGTCGAGCGATCGACTGACGACACAGGGGGACAGCCGATGCGCGCTGTGGTCTTCGACAACTACGGGACCTTTCCGTCGCTCGCCGAGGTGCCGAGGCCGCGTCCGGGCCCGGGCGAGGTCCTGCTCCGCGTCGCGGGCGCCGGCGCCTGCCACTCCGACGTCAGCGTCTACCGGCACTTCGAAGAGGGGCAGCCCGGCGCCCAGAAGCCGCCCTTCGTCCTGGGGCACGAGAACGCCGGGTGGGTCGAGGAGCTCGGCCAGGGGGTCACGCACGTCGATGTCGGCGGCGCCTACCTCGTCTACGGGCCGGTCGGCTGCGGGCACTGCCGCAAGTGCGCCCGGGGGCAGGACACCTACTGCGAGAACGTCGCCACGATGCCGTACCTGGCCGTGGGGCTGGGCCGCAACGGCGGGATGGCCGACTACATGGTCGCCCCCGCCCACCACCTCGTACCGCTGGGCGACGCCGACCCGGTGCTCGCCGCTCCGCTGGCCGACGCGGGGCTCACCCCGTACCACGCGGTCAAGCAGGCGCTGCCCCACCTGGCGGGCGGCGGGCGCCACGCCCTGGTGATCGGGCTGGGCGGGCTCGGGCAGATCGCCGTGCAGATCCTCACCGCCCTGACCGGCGCCACGGTCATCGCCACGGACACCAAGCCGGACGCGCGTGCGCGCGCGGAGCGCCACGGCGCCCGCACGGTCGCGCCCGGGGAGCACCAGGCCGAGGAGATCCGCGAACTCACCGGCGGGCGGGGCGTCGACGCCGCCTTCGACTTCGTGGGGGTCACGCCCACGATCTCGACGGCCGCCGCCACGATGGCGCAGGGCTCTCGGCTGACGGTCGTGGGCATCGCGGGCGGCACGCACGAGTGGTCGTTCTTCACCAGTCCCTACGAGTCCTACGTCACCAGCACGTACTGGGGGACGGTCGAGGACCTGTGGGAGGTCGTGGACATGTTCCGCGCCGGGCAGATCGCGCCGGAGGTCGAGCGCTACGGCATGGACGACGCCCTGGAGGCCTATCGCAAGCTGGAGGCGGGCGAACTGTCCGGACGCGCGGTGGTGGTACCGAACGACTCCTGACCCGGGCCGTGTCGGCGCCCGGCCCGTGCGCGGGCCGGGCGCCGACCTGTCGCGCCCCTATCCTGGACAGTGCGAATGCCTACTACCCAAGGCCTCCACCGGTCCGCGGCGGCCGGGAACGGCCGTGCCAGAAGGGCCTGTCCATGCGGATCTCGGAACTGAGTCGGGTCACCGGTGTTCCGGCTCCGACGATCAAGTACTACGTCCGCGAGGGCCTGCTGCCGCCGGGCGAGCGCACCAGCCGCAACCAGGCCCGGTACGGCGAGGACCACGTCCGCCGGATCAAGCTCGTGCGCGCCCTGGTGGAGGTGGGCGGGCTGTCCATCGCCACCGCCCGCGACGTGCTGGCCAAGGTGGACGCCCCCGAGCACGACATGCTCACCGCGGTCGGCAAGGCCCAGTTCGCCATGAGCACCCCGCCCCAGCGCCAGGACGGCGACGAGCGGGACTGGGCGAGGGCGACGGAGCGGGTGGACGACCTCGTCGAGCGCCGCGGCTGGCGGTCGGTGCCCACCAACCCCGCCCGCGGGACGCTG from Nocardiopsis aegyptia harbors:
- a CDS encoding NAD(P)-dependent alcohol dehydrogenase, with protein sequence MRAVVFDNYGTFPSLAEVPRPRPGPGEVLLRVAGAGACHSDVSVYRHFEEGQPGAQKPPFVLGHENAGWVEELGQGVTHVDVGGAYLVYGPVGCGHCRKCARGQDTYCENVATMPYLAVGLGRNGGMADYMVAPAHHLVPLGDADPVLAAPLADAGLTPYHAVKQALPHLAGGGRHALVIGLGGLGQIAVQILTALTGATVIATDTKPDARARAERHGARTVAPGEHQAEEIRELTGGRGVDAAFDFVGVTPTISTAAATMAQGSRLTVVGIAGGTHEWSFFTSPYESYVTSTYWGTVEDLWEVVDMFRAGQIAPEVERYGMDDALEAYRKLEAGELSGRAVVVPNDS
- a CDS encoding MerR family transcriptional regulator — translated: MRISELSRVTGVPAPTIKYYVREGLLPPGERTSRNQARYGEDHVRRIKLVRALVEVGGLSIATARDVLAKVDAPEHDMLTAVGKAQFAMSTPPQRQDGDERDWARATERVDDLVERRGWRSVPTNPARGTLASVLVALERLGQQDKLDLLDVYAEAAERVVAAEIEVLLRRPDVDSMAEGLVVWTALGDVVLSALRRIAQENAATPRLAGVPARDTDGEDGGGRQDGESREDGKPAPGA